CCGTCGAGCTCGGCCACCCAGAACTCCTGGACGGCCTCATACAGCGTCACCAGGTTCTTTTCCAGCAGGATCTTGCCCGCATAGGTGTCGACGAGTTGCTTGATCGCGGGGATATCGGAGGCTCGTGCGCGCCGGACGACGACCTTCTGGTTATCCCGAGAAAGTTCGGTCACGGGTAACAGTATTGACATCTGGGGCGGGGGTGCTGGTCAACCGCTATTCTGTTGCCGTGTCGGGGCAGCCGCAGACAGGACCCGTGGCCGGACGCGTCAGCATCGCCAACCTGGCCAATGTCCTGACGCTATTGCGCCTGGTGCTGGTTCCGATCTTCCTGCTCGCATTGTTCGCCGGGGGTGGCCACGAAACCGTGGCGCGGATCGTGGCCTTCGTGGTGTTCGCGGTGGCCTGCATCACCGACCGGCTGGACGGCCTGCTGGCCCGTAACTACGGCATGGCGACCGAATTCGGTGCGTTCGTCGACCCGATCGCCGACAAGATGCTGATCGGGTCGGCGCTGGTCGGGCTGTCGATGCTCGGCGATCTGCCCTGGTGGGTCACCGCCCTGATCCTGGCCCGCGAGGTCGGGGTGACGCTGTTGCGGCTGGCGGTGATTCGCCGCGGCGTCATTCCGGCCAGCTGGGGCGGCAAACTCAAGACCTTCGTCCAGGCGGTGGCCATCGGGCTGTTCGTGTTGCCGGTGTCGGGACCGTTCCTGGTGGCGGCATCGGTGGTGATGGCCGCCGCGATCGTGCTGACCGTGGTCACCGGAATCGATTACGTAGCCTCGACCGTCAGGGAAGTGCGGCGGACGGGAACCTAGACGGCGGCTGCCGGCGTTGACCTGATGAAGCAGCTTTGCCGGACGAAGGAGAGCAGGATGTCGCCATTGGTGCGCGAGGTCATTGGCGAGGTGCTGCGCCTGGCCCGAACGTCACAGGGCCGGACGCTACGCGAGGTGTCGGACGCCGCGCGGGTGAGCCTCGGGTATCTCTCGGAGGTGGAGCGCGGCCGCAAAGAGGCCTCCAGTGAGCTGCTGAACGCGATCTGCGACGCGTTGGACGTCCCACTGTCGACGGTGCTCACCGACGCGGGTGAGCGGATGGCCGACGAAGAACGCGCGGCCCGCAGCATGCCCAATGGCGCGGCGAGCGCCACCACCATCGACGCGAGCACCAAGGTCGTCATCCCGCCGGTAGCCTCGCTCGTGGTGGCCTGAGTGCGTGAACTACCGGGCAACGCCGATCGCGCCACAGGGGTGCGGCGATCGGCGACGACCCGATAAATTGAGCGGCAGGGTGATTGCTAGGGCCTATCAGGGGTCCGGCACACAGAAGCGAAGGTGGAGCTAACTCATGGCCAATCCGTTCGTCAAAGCGTGGAAATACGTCATGGCGCTGTTCAACTCGAAAATTGACGAGCATGCCGACCCCAAGATCCAGATCCAGCAGGCCATCGAGGAAGCCCAGCGCACCCACCAGGCGTTGACGCAGCAGGCGGCGCAGGTGATCGGTAACCAGCGCCAGCTGGAGATGCGTCTCAACCGGCAGCTGGCCGACATCGAGAAGCTCCAAGTCAACGTGCGTCAGGCGCTGACGCTCGCTGACCAGGCCACCGCCGCCGGAGATGCCGCCAAGGCCGCCGAGTACACCAACGCCGCCGAGGCGTTCGCGGCCCAGCTGGTGACCGGGGAGCAGAGCGTCGAAGACCTCAAGACGCTGCACGACCAAGCGCTGGGCGCGGCGGCGCAGGCCAAGAAGGCCGTCGAACGCAACGCCATGGTGCTGCAGCAGAAGATCGCCGAGCGCACCAAGCTGCTCAGCCAGCTCGAGCAGGCCAAGATGCAGGAACAGGTCAGCGCGTCGCTGCGGTCGATGAGCGAGATCGCCGCCCCGGGCAACACCCCGAGCCTCGACGAGGTGCGCGACAAGATCGAACGGCGCTACGCCAACGCGATCGGCTCCGCCGAACTCGCGCAGAACTCCGTGCAGGGCCGGATGCTCGAGGTCCAGCAGGCCAGCGTGGAGATGGCGGGTCATTCCCGGCTCGAGCAAATTCGCGCGTCGATGCGAGGCGAAGCCCTGCCGACAGGCGGGACACCTGCGGCTCCCGGCGCCACGCCGGCTACGCCCGTGCCCGCCGAGAACCCCGGCGCACAGGTGGCCGAGAAACCCTTCGGTCAGTAGCCGGTCGGTCGGTGTGACATGGCGGTAAGGGCAACGCAGCGCGGGGCCTTTCGGGCACTGCTGCAGCAGGGCCTGGACATCGCCGCCGATCTATCCGGCTTCGTCGCCCAGAAGATCAGCGCGGCCGCCGACCCGCGGGCGCGGCTGCTGCGCCGCCGCCGCCGCGCCCTGCGGTGGGCTTGGATCTTCACCGCGGGCAGCGTGTTGTGGGGTTTGGTGACCGCGGTGCTGGCGTGGTGGGGCTGGTTCGTGTTGCTCCTGCAGATCACCGGCGCGATCGCGGTCCTCGAGGTAATTCCCGCGACGTTGTTGTTCTTCCGCTACCACTGGCTGAAGTCGGAGCCGCTGCCGGCGAGCCGGCCCGTCAACGCCCGTCGCCTGCCGCCCCCGGGTTCCGCGGCCCGACCCGCGATGTACGCGCTGGGCGCCTCCGAGCGCGGGTTCTTCTCGTTGCTGGGCGTGATCGAGCGCGGTGCGATGCTGCCGGCGGTCGAGATCGGCGACCTGACCGCGGCGGCGAACAAGACCTCCGCGGCGATGGCGGCCACCGCCGCGGAGGTGGTGTCGATGGAGCGCGCGGCGCACAACTCGGACTCGTCGCGGGCATATCTGGTGCCGACCATCAACGCGTTCACCGCGCAGTTGAGCGCCGGCGTCCGGCAATACAACGAAATGGTCACCGCCGCAGCGCAATTGGTTTCTTCGGCGAACGGCGATGCCGATGTCGGGCTCGCCGCGGCACACCAGCGTTACCGGGCCGAACTGGTCGAGGCTACCGATCGCCTGACCGGTTGGGCTCAGGCGTTCGACGAACTCGGCGGGTTACCGCGCCGTCAGTGATCGGGTGACTGCGGAGGCCCGGCTTCCGGCCGCGGCCCGTAGCGCTCGATGTAGGCCTGGTGGATGTGGGCGTCACGCTTGCGGGCGAGTTCGTCGACGAGATCCGGGTCCAGACCGTGCACCTGCAGCATGTGGCGGCGCCACACCTTGTTCAGCGCGTGCGAGAAGTACACGAACGGAATCAGGATCGGCAGCGTCATGCTGAGGTGGACGACCAGCGTCGTCGGGATGAACCAGAACGGGATGAGAATCAGGACCGCCGGCACCGCGACGCGGGTCATCATCCGGCGCGCGGCGCCCTTACCGGCCAGGTCGTTGCGCACCCAGTCCCGCATCGAGTCGGGCAGCCGGCCGCCGCAGCAATAACGGATGTAGGCAAGAGCGTTCGGCTTCGTGCGCTTTCCGGTGCCGTCCACCGCGTTAGAACGACGCTTTGAGCGACGGGATCGCCAACGCGGCCACACCGCGCAGCAACGCCTTGGTCATGTCGAAGAAGTCAAAGTAGTCCCGCCACAGCGTGATTCGCCCGTCGCGGACCTCGAACACCCCGCAGACCCAGAACTGCAGCCGCAGCGGGCCGAAGATCAGCGCATCACTGCGCTCGGTGAGCACCGCGGCGCCGTCGGCGGCAATCCGGTGAATCTTCACCTCGAACGAGGCGCGACCCTCCATCCCGCGGAACAACTTGATCGCCCGGTGGCGGCCGCGGATCGTCGGCAGGCCGACGTTCTCGTAGACGAGGTCGTCGTCCAGCGTGGCCTCGGCGGTCGCGAAGTCCTCGTCCTGCAGTGCGTGGAGAAATGTCTCGACCGTGCGCGTGTTCGCGACGGCTGTCCCAGTCAGCTCGGTCATGGTGTCAGCGTAGGCGCGTGCCGGCCGGGCGCTGTGGCAGGGTAAGGCGGTGCGAGTCGCCGTGGTCGCCGGGCCGGATCCCGGGCACTCGTTTCCCGCGATTGCGCTGTGTCAGCGTTTCCGGGACGCGGGCGACGAGCCCACCCTGTTCACCGGCGAGGAATGGATCCGGGCCGCCCGTGATGCCGGCATCGAGGCGGTCGGACTCGACGGGTTGGTGGCCACCGACGACGACCTCGACGCCGGGGCCCGAATTCACCGGCGCGCCGCCCGGATGGCCGTGCTCAATGTGCCGGTGCTGCGGGACCTGGAACCCGACCTGGTGGTGTCCGACGTCATCACGGCCGGCGGTGGCATGGCCGCCGAGCTGCTGGGGATCCCGTGGATAGAACTCAACCCGCATCCGCTCTATCTGCCGTCGAAAGGGTTGCCGCCGATAGGCAGTGGTCTGGCGCCGGGTACCGGCATCCGCGGGCGGCTGCGCGATACGACGATGCGGGCGCTGACGGCGCGATCCGTGCGTGCCGGCCTACGACAGCGCGAGATATCCCGGGTTGAGATCGGTCTGCCGGCGCGCGATCCCGGCCCGCTGCGGCGGCTGATCGCCACACTGCCCGCACTGGAAGTGCCCCGCCCGGACTGGCCGGCCGAGGCCGTCGTGGTGGGGCCGCTGCACTTCGAGCCGACCGATCACATCCTCGAGGTTCCAGACGGCGCGGGGCCGGTGGTGGTCGTCGCGCCGTCGACCGCCCTGATCGGGACCGAAGGTCTGGCCGAGGTTGCCCTGGGGTGCCTGACGCCGGGGGAGACATTGCCGGCGGGGTCGCGCCTGCTGATATCGCGGTTGGGTGGACCGGATCTTCCGGTGCCGCCGTGGGCGGCCGTCGGCCTGGGACGTCAGGACGAGCTGTTGGCGCACGCCGACCTGGCGATCTGCGGCGGGGGCCACGGAATGGTGGCCAAGACGCTGCTGGCCGGGGTGCCGCTGGTGGTGGTTCCCGGCGGCGGCGACCAGTGGGAGATCGCCAACCGGGTGATGCGCCAGGGCAGCGCGCGACTGATTCGTCCGTTGACCCCCGATGCGTTGGTCCGGGCGGTGGGTGAGGTGTTGTCGACACCTCGCTACCGCGAGGCCGCGCGCACGGCCGCGGCCGGCCTCCACCGCGTCGCCGACCCGGTGCGGGTATGCCATCAAGCGCTGGCGCTCGCCGGGTGACCGGGCTCGGTATCTTGGCTGGCGTGCGGCTGACGGAGTTCAACGAGCGGGTGGTGCTGCGGTTCGGCGCCGCGTACGGCGCATCGGTACTGGTAGACCACGTGCTGCCCGGTTTCGGCGGGCGGACCGCCGCCCAGGCGATCGAGGACGGCGTCGAGCCCCGCGACGTCTGGCGGGCATTGTGCGTCGACTTCGACGTGCCCCGCGACCAGTGGTGAACCCGCTTACCCGCTTACCCGCAACGCCGCCGCACACTCATCTCCGAGTGGACCGCGGTGCCTCGCGGAACACGCAGTCGCCGCACACGGCTCGCCCGGGCAGCCGATAGAACAGGCAGCAGCTGTCGCGCCGGAAGCCCAGATGTGAGCCGGTGATCACGCCGGAGCCCGACAGCACGCCGGTGTCCAGCAGCGAGTCGGTGATCTCGACGATCCGCGCGCGTAAGTCGGGCCGGACCGCCAGCAGTGCGCGCGATGCGCCGACGAGTGCGGACGCGATGTTGCCCGCCAGCAGCGCGGGCGCCAGCTTGACCTGCAGGCCGGCCGCGAACGGCTGCATGTGGTGTTGCACCACAACGCGATACAACAACCCCGCCGAGATGTCCTCGACCGCCTGTCCAAGGGGCTCAGGCAGGCGCAGCTGCGCTCCGTCGTCGGCACGTTCGAGATCGTTGAGGACCGGAACGATGCCGTGGGCCAATGCGCAGGCCAGCACGGGTGACCACAGCCGGGTGGCATGGCCGAGGTGAACCAGCGAGGCGCCGATCCGTAAGTCCGTCGAGCGGTAGCGCCGCACGGTGGCGCCGATCAAATCGGTAAAGCCGTCGGCGTAGTCCTGGCGAACCGGGTGCCATCCGGTCCCGGTCCCGCCCACGGTCAGCGCGAAAAACCCTTTGTAGGTTGATATTTCGGCAAGCTCGCCGGAGATGTCCATGCGTGCGCGTCCACCCTCTCCGGGGAGATCCGCCCCAGCGTCCAGTGAGGGAGCGCCGACGATGAGTATCTGGCTCTCGGGTCAGGATGTGCCCGATCACAGTGGCGGGACCGCACCGGATTCGCACCGGTTTCCTCAGCGTTTCGTGCAGGCCCGTCGACGCCCTTTCGGTAGCCGATATTGCCACACGGAACTCCCGCGGCGTGTCGAACTTGAATCGAACAGGTGTTCGTCTACTGTGGGGATCGTTCGACGATGACTTGTCGGTGGGTCTCTCTAGTGTCACGGCCAACCGACCGATACCGGTCAGAGAACAACGACTACAGGAGAGACGCCATGGCGCAAGCCCCCGACCGCGAAAAAGCCCTCGAACTGGCAATGGCCCAGATCGAGAAGAGCTACGGCAAAGGCTCGGTGATGCGTCTCGGCGACGAGACACGTCAGCCGATCTCGATCATTCCGACCGGATCCATCGCACTGGACGTGGCCCTGGGCATCGGCGGCCTGCCCCGCGGCCGGGTCGTGGAGATCTACGGCCCGGAGTCCTCGGGTAAGACCACCGTCGCCCTGCACGCGGTGGCCAATGCCCAGGCGGCCGGCGGCGTC
The DNA window shown above is from Mycobacterium sp. Aquia_216 and carries:
- the pspM gene encoding phage shock envelope stress response protein PspM; protein product: MAVRATQRGAFRALLQQGLDIAADLSGFVAQKISAAADPRARLLRRRRRALRWAWIFTAGSVLWGLVTAVLAWWGWFVLLLQITGAIAVLEVIPATLLFFRYHWLKSEPLPASRPVNARRLPPPGSAARPAMYALGASERGFFSLLGVIERGAMLPAVEIGDLTAAANKTSAAMAATAAEVVSMERAAHNSDSSRAYLVPTINAFTAQLSAGVRQYNEMVTAAAQLVSSANGDADVGLAAAHQRYRAELVEATDRLTGWAQAFDELGGLPRRQ
- a CDS encoding DUF5313 domain-containing protein, translated to MDGTGKRTKPNALAYIRYCCGGRLPDSMRDWVRNDLAGKGAARRMMTRVAVPAVLILIPFWFIPTTLVVHLSMTLPILIPFVYFSHALNKVWRRHMLQVHGLDPDLVDELARKRDAHIHQAYIERYGPRPEAGPPQSPDH
- a CDS encoding glycosyltransferase — translated: MRVAVVAGPDPGHSFPAIALCQRFRDAGDEPTLFTGEEWIRAARDAGIEAVGLDGLVATDDDLDAGARIHRRAARMAVLNVPVLRDLEPDLVVSDVITAGGGMAAELLGIPWIELNPHPLYLPSKGLPPIGSGLAPGTGIRGRLRDTTMRALTARSVRAGLRQREISRVEIGLPARDPGPLRRLIATLPALEVPRPDWPAEAVVVGPLHFEPTDHILEVPDGAGPVVVVAPSTALIGTEGLAEVALGCLTPGETLPAGSRLLISRLGGPDLPVPPWAAVGLGRQDELLAHADLAICGGGHGMVAKTLLAGVPLVVVPGGGDQWEIANRVMRQGSARLIRPLTPDALVRAVGEVLSTPRYREAARTAAAGLHRVADPVRVCHQALALAG
- the pspA gene encoding phage shock protein PspA gives rise to the protein MANPFVKAWKYVMALFNSKIDEHADPKIQIQQAIEEAQRTHQALTQQAAQVIGNQRQLEMRLNRQLADIEKLQVNVRQALTLADQATAAGDAAKAAEYTNAAEAFAAQLVTGEQSVEDLKTLHDQALGAAAQAKKAVERNAMVLQQKIAERTKLLSQLEQAKMQEQVSASLRSMSEIAAPGNTPSLDEVRDKIERRYANAIGSAELAQNSVQGRMLEVQQASVEMAGHSRLEQIRASMRGEALPTGGTPAAPGATPATPVPAENPGAQVAEKPFGQ
- the pgsA gene encoding CDP-diacylglycerol--glycerol-3-phosphate 3-phosphatidyltransferase, with amino-acid sequence MSGQPQTGPVAGRVSIANLANVLTLLRLVLVPIFLLALFAGGGHETVARIVAFVVFAVACITDRLDGLLARNYGMATEFGAFVDPIADKMLIGSALVGLSMLGDLPWWVTALILAREVGVTLLRLAVIRRGVIPASWGGKLKTFVQAVAIGLFVLPVSGPFLVAASVVMAAAIVLTVVTGIDYVASTVREVRRTGT
- the clgR gene encoding transcriptional regulator ClgR, which produces MSPLVREVIGEVLRLARTSQGRTLREVSDAARVSLGYLSEVERGRKEASSELLNAICDALDVPLSTVLTDAGERMADEERAARSMPNGAASATTIDASTKVVIPPVASLVVA
- a CDS encoding DUF3046 domain-containing protein, whose amino-acid sequence is MRLTEFNERVVLRFGAAYGASVLVDHVLPGFGGRTAAQAIEDGVEPRDVWRALCVDFDVPRDQW
- a CDS encoding (2Fe-2S)-binding protein produces the protein MDISGELAEISTYKGFFALTVGGTGTGWHPVRQDYADGFTDLIGATVRRYRSTDLRIGASLVHLGHATRLWSPVLACALAHGIVPVLNDLERADDGAQLRLPEPLGQAVEDISAGLLYRVVVQHHMQPFAAGLQVKLAPALLAGNIASALVGASRALLAVRPDLRARIVEITDSLLDTGVLSGSGVITGSHLGFRRDSCCLFYRLPGRAVCGDCVFREAPRSTRR
- a CDS encoding limonene-1,2-epoxide hydrolase family protein yields the protein MTELTGTAVANTRTVETFLHALQDEDFATAEATLDDDLVYENVGLPTIRGRHRAIKLFRGMEGRASFEVKIHRIAADGAAVLTERSDALIFGPLRLQFWVCGVFEVRDGRITLWRDYFDFFDMTKALLRGVAALAIPSLKASF